The window AGGTGTCCAAGGCGCTGAACTCGGTGTCGCAATCTATCCGCGATTTCACCGAGGACGTCAAGGCCGGCATGGCCGAACGTGAGAGCGAACTTCGCGATGCCCTCGGCGTGTCGGACAATGGGAGTGACACGTACGAAGAGCCCGACTTGGAGGCCGTCGACAGCCTCCTGTATTCCAACCAGCGGAGAGGCACTTTCTAAACATGGAAACCGCCGAGATCCGGCGCCGCTTCCTCGATCACTTCGACCGGAACGGTCATACCGTCGTCCCGAGCGCGCCGCTGATTTCACCTGATCCGTCGGTGCTGTTCGTCATCGCCGGCATGGTCCCGTTCATTCCGTATCTGACCGGTCAGCAGGCGGCACCGTGGCCCCGGGCCACCAGCGTGCAGAAGTGCATCCGCACGGGCGACATCGAAGAGGTCGGTAAGACCACCCGGCACGGCACCTTCTTCCAGATGAACGGCAACTTCTCCTTCGGTGATTACTTCAAGGAAGGTGCCATCACCTACGCCTGGGATCTCATCACGCGCTCCCAGGCCGACGGCGGCTACGGTTTCGACCCCGCCAAGATCTGGGTCACCGTCTATC is drawn from Phytoactinopolyspora mesophila and contains these coding sequences:
- a CDS encoding DUF6167 family protein, which translates into the protein MKRVFWIALGATAGVLIVRKLTKAADSMTPEGAADQVSKALNSVSQSIRDFTEDVKAGMAERESELRDALGVSDNGSDTYEEPDLEAVDSLLYSNQRRGTF